Proteins encoded together in one Solanum lycopersicum chromosome 7, SLM_r2.1 window:
- the GAME6 gene encoding GLYCOALKALOID METABOLISM 6, which translates to MAIAIFIALAIFFPFTFWCLKLLYFVWWRPKTVENELRHQGIYGRPYRFLFGNLKEMIEMNKIAKSKPMPLHHDFTPRLNPLFYELATTYKKLYLFWLGPIPRLTILDPKLIKEVLSNKSGEFRKPKISAFLKLFVTGLGTYDGEKWAKHRKILNPAFHMEKLKVMLGLFVECTDDMISRWDKLTGSTGSCELDISQEFHNLTGDMLSKAAFGSNFEEGKLVFSLLREQCELIFTAKLAINVFPWLRFVPTKTNRRRLYIYNTVRSSLKSIIEKREKEVQSGKSHNEDLLGLLMKSNQEEQQGNKNSNKGMSTEDMIEECNSFYFAGQETTATLLTWTAIVLTMHPDWQEKARKEVLQVIGKDEPKFDQLNHLKIVTMILHEVLRLYPSGSLVRETNKKTKLGGYTIPAGAQLLVPLQTIHRDTEAWGEDALIFNPERFSEGVSKASKDLMYFPFGWGSRICLGMNVSMIQGKLVLAKILQNYSFELSPSYAHGPTMPALVLQPQYGAPMIVRKLE; encoded by the exons ATGGCTATTGCAATTTTCATAGCTTTGGccatattttttcctttcacTTTTTGGTGCCTAAAATTGCTCTACTTTGTATGGTGGCGTCCGAAAACAGTAGAAAATGAACTGCGTCATCAAGGAATCTATGGGCGTCCCTATAGATTTCTATTTGGAAATCTAAAAGAGATGATAGAGATGAACAAAATAGCCAAATCTAAACCCATGCCATTGCACCACGATTTCACACCTCGACTTAATCCATTGTTCTATGAACTCGCTACCACTTACA AGAAACTTTACTTGTTTTGGCTAGGACCCATCCCTCGATTAACCATTTTGGATCCCAAGTTAATAAAGGAAGTACTGTCAAACAAATCTGGTGAGTTCAGAAAACCAAAAATCAGTGCTTTTCTGAAGCTATTTGTAACAGGGCTAGGGACTTACGATGGGGAAAAATGGGCCAAACATCGAAAAATTCTTAATCCGGCATTCCACATGGAAAAATTGAAG GTGATGCTGGGATTATTTGTTGAATGCACGGATGACATGATAAGCAGATGGGATAAGCTAACGGGTTCAACGGGTTCTTGTGAATTGGATATTTCTCAAGAATTTCATAATTTAACTGGAGATATGCTATCGAAAGCAGCTTTCGGTAGCAATTTTGAAGAAGGGAAATTGGTATTTTCACTTCTGAGAGAGCAATGTGAACTAATTTTCACTGCAAAGCTTGCTATTAATGTCTTCCCATGGTTAAG GTTTGTGCCAACGAAAACTAATAGGAGAAGATTGTACATCTATAACACAGTTCGTAGTTCGTTAAAATCAATCATTGAGAAACGAGAGAAAGAGGTACAATCTGGAAAATCACACAACGAAGATCTATTGGGTTTGTTGATGAAATCTAATCAGGAAGAACAGCAAGGGAATAAGAACTCGAATAAAGGAATGAGTACAGAGGATATGATAGAAGAGTGTAACTCTTTCTACTTTGCTGGTCAAGAGACTACTGCAACTTTGTTAACATGGACTGCAATTGTGTTGACTATGCATCCAGATTGGCAAGAGAAAGCTAGGAAAGAAGTTCTTCAAGTCATTGGAAAAGATGAACCTAAGTTTGATCAACTCAACCACCTAAAGATT GTAACAATGATTTTGCACGAGGTTCTGAGGCTCTATCCATCAGGTTCTCTCGTTAgagaaacaaacaaaaaaacaaagctCGGAGGGTATACAATCCCAGCAGGTGCGCAACTTTTAGTGCCTCTACAAACAATTCATCGGGATACAGAGGCATGGGGTGAAGATGCATTAATTTTCAATCCAGAAAGGTTTTCAGAAGGGGTATCAAAAGCATCAAAGGACCTGATGTACTTCCCATTTGGTTGGGGTTCTCGGATATGCCTTGGAATGAATGTTTCGATGATTCAAGGGAAGCTTGTTTTGGCTAAAATCTTACAGAACTACTCATTTGAGCTTTCCCCATCCTATGCTCATGGTCCAACAATGCCAGCTCTTGTTCTACAACCACAATATGGTGCTCCTATGATTGTTCGAAAGCTAGAATGA